One genomic segment of Bremerella alba includes these proteins:
- a CDS encoding beta strand repeat-containing protein, with product MNKQTLWKRIFGQKSTKKAKAQQAFQEQFDTKLRFRELEPRVVLAAAALDGSDNLAITINDGDTVEIARDGGTGNLTITGLTEYNAGVVNDTDVIDLGKLTINSVTVDAGTDAVNASELFFADSLGDMTNSFTTADVSINGIDLVDIGNNLAVGDNIKIGGDLSLSNTGNMDNSSVGNDGSAVLEGSNLVLNEVTGDLDVNLDDSEHKFTTVSGTASSVLFKDADTIELGGLVADSLEITAGGIISDAIAVDKIEVSGLASFTGNEVDLDNTKSAGHDFTTLTLNSTGATNILEVNGFDFHGSSVIKGALTVDTNGAIGQTVGSSLRTDSTADFTVADMAAIDLALTNNLFEGTVSVTGQSGRAGAITLNDSNGGFQFESVLATTLDVTSTGSITQTTDGIDVLSTAVFTTIGPNSIILASTNNAFGGNVSATGNGGLAAGVIIVDSLGLLILDDIQAASLNATAINGGIGQTATGLEVSGTSSFTVAKGQNIDLDVSGGNKFGGAVSAQGATGATGTIFLADSDADLTLGAINASAMLATSAGNIGQTTAGVQISGAATFVSANNQNIDLDDSTANKFGQVSALGAAMTRSNTVSIADSDGSLILHDINAVTLVVSTAGVLSQTSLGIDVSGTSTFVSGNGQTIGLNGSTSNLFGTVNAKGASGAAGNVFIEDSNGSLVLGEINAANLNAKSATSIDQTAQGVKVSNTATFTVGNFAGLYLNGSTSNQFGTVNISGATDIAGIIFIDDSDGGLILGDIAAMSLDAKATTFIDQTAAGVRLTNTGTFVSGNGQTIDLNNSSNNKFTAVNANGLSGAAGNVFISDSDNGLVLREIHATNLEVDAAASILQTSEGVKVSNTATFTVGNGQTIDLNGSTGNEFGTVHAAGASGAAGDIFLTDSDASLILGAINAANLEASAQTFLDQTAAGVVVSGTATFTSGNGQTIDLNNSSDNQFFTVNAKGASGAAGNVFIEDSVDGLVLGEINATNLNAKAATFIDQTAQAVKVSSTATFTTGNGFVIDLNNSTDNEFGTVHAAGATGAAGIVFIDDSDGDLTLGAIDAANLNAKAADRILQTTDGVKVSGTTTLTSGNGSDIDLDDSTMNQFATVSAKASSGTAGVFALNNSTGNLKLDDIQVTTLVVNTAGEITQTSTGVSVGGTTSLTAGNSDNVTLTSTANTFVSAVSVKGQTGEAGHVNILQSTGDLILGDIVAEQLTAENGAGADITDTSTTSLQVSGLTTLTANNVLLDTSAAGHQFDQLTLDTDGNANIVEQDGFSFMGTNIIDGNLDVNVGGTIDQPSGSLTVMGTTNVTTTGSISLNQSGNDFQSNITLSGTDVAIVDANEIKLGDVTADSFDVRALMGKIYQDSGTALDIAGTTLAKTTDNFDVLFDQAGNDFTGVVSVLGFSMPANVVLMDVNDLIIGDIESETLTATAGMSITQAMGTSIETTTSVSLVAGTTITLRDVTTPMLELTADGAIDQESGTSVIVSGMTTMEVPMGANVNLSETDNEFGSISVNAMLMDYAGTVTIYDSTGDLELKDIWADVLDVTVENGAISQAMGTAVRTSSSISLDVAGTMVLSDMTTPMLDLTAGGAISQEAGTSLQVSGMTTIEVPMAENVDLSEVGNEFGSISVNATSMVYAGTVTIYDGGNDDADAIADTVDDGLTLKDIYAETLIVTTAGTEGDIDQLMGTSLDVTGMTMVEVETGVDVDLSSTTNKLGSVSVNAISMVSTGTVTIYDSGNDDADAMVDTADDGLTLNDIYADTLIVTTTGVEGHVDQESGTALRVPGMTMVEVETGVDVDLSSTANKLGSVSVNAISMVSAGTVTITDSGNDDADATVDTWDDGLTLKDIWTDTLIVTTTGAEGHIDQAAGTALRVPGMTMVEVDTGVDVDLSSTTNKLGSISVNAISMLSAGTVTITDSGNDDADATVETWDDGLTLKDIWTDTLIVTTTGVEGHIDQAAGTALRVPGMTMVEVDAGVNVGLSSTTNKLGSISVNAISMLSAGTVAITDSGNDDADAIVETWDDGLTLKDIWTDTLIVTTTGVEGHIDQDAGTALRVPGMTMVEVETGVNVDLSSTTNKLGSVSVNASNALAVPGSEIYAGTVTIYDNENDNADALVDTWDDGITLKDIWADTLIVTTDGVAGHIDQQSGTKITTSKLVELNASGKIVLGDIVTADLDAEAELEVDAEAGTTVDASGAVSLISNSSFVRVSNIIADTLEVKAAGDISQLPDSLLTIDTKTSLILTAEGSVTLLNDGDNEACEDLDPADGNDLSDVVTVGLDDITYLKNFEILNINTGASVPTTMDFLDAINNPVASVENLTLKFTQAPLVTLPAINILGDLWIESGDDIKQSGAITVANDATFIGQQIHLADADKMNLNVSGHAMFIANTGDIEVGVSPSVLVNSIDRGGDSDAIVNLQSVTFAAIQGHVTINQDDQMTLVNGDICDSPVFNYAQSAVLVSSGAGIETGSHANLIVDDLTALKAASDIVLGASNTSDVDLRIVYIEADANVSIFEQRDNLPQSNDNGLAIVDGTKVAGTLAIQADGHVVQVNEFRTGAMKIDTVSASDGLFVTENGGVVLTSADFDTLAVSTDRTPLFVTPGAELDFATAGISQADGFGGMLITDTIDAFLPDDNNDTFAKEARADAFAAGAGENYSIVIVDVDDLTIGNVADAVSGGSVTAVDGIRTNGAEAGHVFVRTEGGDLTFGTDPGLVVGLSNSGVITALASGDLAITNGSWLHVTAGDDPVASAFAVVSTLEVFTDNPANDYEISNTNNPTPNEGPAYSRIPGNVNTYVLEAQVGKDSVATIVLDQLGVPGELDFEVTLFFEDEFGNSKTDEQEIAFEESLGADTVIEHVIPWEIATMKASLEGNLKAYNSSQINLFGNVANETDFNNLNVVVDQFEVFFYTVPDYVPEMTNFQAPNNPYVAPFIIPEAAPTPYASLTEITDDTRVATQIDGVTVVEVDPSDLMEIGEEFELDDDFMTLDAVKEFIQNGVQFPVGLYKIEILYPGAEVPEEYFYWKQDRLDPFDLFSHSTKPVTPQTADLAVADQAPAQLSAEEVWAREYDKWFPASSDLQPEDGLGKPAAEGEPGEMIPSEDDVLLERVSTVSLQEIDRMTDRLRAKRSFVRDSLHGAMIGGAALMAAVAAQGRRDEERPDHHQDAPGEQPEDSLDDTSLSRLRRRVRQWL from the coding sequence ATGAACAAGCAGACCCTCTGGAAGCGTATCTTCGGCCAGAAATCGACCAAGAAGGCCAAAGCACAGCAAGCATTCCAGGAGCAGTTTGACACCAAGCTGCGCTTTCGCGAGTTGGAACCGCGCGTGGTGCTGGCGGCGGCAGCGCTAGATGGTTCTGACAATCTAGCGATCACGATCAACGATGGCGACACGGTCGAAATTGCCCGAGACGGGGGAACTGGCAACCTCACGATCACCGGCCTCACCGAGTACAACGCCGGTGTCGTTAATGATACGGATGTAATTGACCTGGGTAAATTGACCATTAACTCGGTGACGGTCGATGCAGGGACCGACGCAGTAAATGCGTCAGAATTGTTCTTCGCCGACAGTCTGGGCGACATGACCAATTCTTTTACCACGGCTGACGTGTCGATCAACGGGATCGACCTGGTTGACATTGGTAATAATCTTGCAGTCGGTGATAACATCAAGATAGGTGGTGACCTGTCCCTATCGAATACCGGCAATATGGACAACAGCTCCGTCGGGAATGATGGGAGTGCCGTCCTGGAAGGATCGAACCTCGTTCTAAACGAGGTTACCGGCGATCTCGATGTAAATTTGGATGACAGCGAGCACAAGTTTACGACCGTGTCGGGCACTGCGTCGAGTGTACTTTTCAAGGATGCTGATACCATTGAATTGGGAGGCTTGGTCGCCGATTCACTGGAAATTACTGCCGGTGGCATAATCTCTGATGCTATTGCAGTTGATAAGATCGAGGTATCAGGATTGGCCAGTTTCACTGGAAACGAAGTTGATCTCGATAACACAAAAAGTGCCGGACATGATTTCACCACGCTGACTCTTAACTCTACCGGTGCGACCAACATCCTTGAAGTAAACGGCTTCGACTTCCACGGCAGTTCTGTCATCAAGGGTGCCCTAACCGTCGACACGAATGGAGCCATCGGGCAGACGGTCGGCAGTTCGCTGCGGACCGATAGCACCGCTGATTTTACGGTCGCCGATATGGCGGCCATCGATCTTGCTCTGACCAACAATCTGTTCGAAGGTACGGTCTCGGTTACCGGTCAGAGTGGAAGAGCAGGGGCGATTACACTCAACGACTCGAACGGCGGTTTTCAGTTCGAAAGCGTCCTGGCCACTACGCTTGACGTGACCTCGACTGGTAGCATCACCCAGACGACGGACGGAATTGATGTTTTATCCACCGCCGTTTTCACGACGATCGGTCCCAATTCGATCATTCTGGCCTCAACTAATAACGCCTTCGGTGGAAACGTCTCGGCTACCGGAAACGGCGGCCTTGCCGCTGGCGTCATAATTGTCGATTCGTTGGGTCTCCTGATTTTGGACGATATTCAAGCGGCAAGCTTGAATGCCACCGCGATTAACGGAGGTATTGGCCAGACCGCAACCGGGCTGGAAGTCTCCGGCACCAGTTCTTTCACGGTCGCTAAAGGTCAGAACATTGACTTGGATGTTTCCGGGGGTAACAAGTTCGGTGGGGCAGTTTCCGCTCAAGGTGCCACTGGGGCCACCGGTACTATTTTTCTCGCGGACAGCGACGCGGATCTGACACTTGGGGCCATCAACGCCTCAGCGATGCTGGCGACGTCCGCCGGCAACATCGGCCAAACGACCGCTGGAGTTCAGATTTCAGGGGCTGCCACCTTCGTTTCGGCAAACAATCAGAACATCGATCTGGACGATTCGACCGCCAACAAGTTTGGCCAAGTCTCGGCGTTGGGGGCGGCGATGACGCGATCGAACACGGTTTCGATTGCGGATAGCGACGGTTCGCTCATTCTTCATGACATCAACGCTGTCACCCTTGTTGTTTCTACCGCAGGTGTCCTTTCCCAAACCTCTCTCGGAATCGACGTTTCAGGGACTAGTACGTTTGTCAGTGGGAATGGTCAAACCATAGGCCTGAATGGATCTACGAGCAACCTTTTTGGCACGGTCAATGCCAAAGGTGCCAGCGGCGCGGCTGGCAATGTGTTCATTGAAGACAGCAACGGCAGTTTGGTCCTCGGTGAAATCAATGCCGCGAACCTGAATGCCAAATCAGCCACCTCTATCGATCAAACGGCGCAAGGGGTGAAGGTTTCTAATACGGCTACATTCACCGTAGGAAACTTTGCTGGCTTGTACTTAAATGGCTCGACTAGTAACCAGTTTGGTACGGTGAATATATCTGGAGCCACCGACATTGCCGGAATCATATTTATTGACGATAGCGACGGCGGGTTGATTCTGGGTGACATCGCAGCGATGAGCTTGGATGCGAAAGCGACCACATTTATTGATCAGACGGCCGCAGGCGTGAGACTTACCAATACCGGTACGTTTGTCTCGGGTAATGGTCAAACTATTGATCTAAACAACTCTTCGAATAACAAATTCACTGCCGTCAATGCAAATGGGCTCAGCGGAGCGGCCGGAAATGTCTTTATTAGTGACAGCGATAACGGATTGGTTCTCCGCGAGATTCATGCCACGAATCTAGAAGTTGACGCAGCCGCTTCTATCCTCCAGACTTCTGAAGGGGTAAAGGTATCCAATACTGCGACATTCACTGTCGGCAACGGCCAGACGATCGACCTCAACGGTTCAACAGGTAACGAGTTTGGCACGGTGCATGCCGCAGGAGCCAGCGGCGCCGCGGGAGACATATTCCTGACTGATAGTGATGCCAGCCTGATTCTTGGTGCCATCAACGCCGCGAACTTGGAAGCAAGTGCTCAAACGTTCCTCGATCAGACGGCGGCAGGCGTCGTGGTTTCGGGAACCGCCACGTTCACTTCAGGGAATGGCCAGACTATCGACCTGAATAATTCATCGGATAACCAGTTCTTTACGGTCAACGCCAAAGGTGCCAGCGGTGCGGCTGGCAATGTGTTCATCGAAGACAGTGTTGACGGCTTGGTCCTCGGCGAAATCAATGCCACGAACCTGAACGCCAAAGCAGCCACCTTCATCGATCAAACGGCACAAGCGGTGAAGGTTTCTAGTACGGCTACATTCACCACTGGCAATGGATTTGTGATCGACCTGAACAACTCGACAGATAACGAGTTTGGAACCGTTCATGCCGCCGGAGCCACCGGTGCGGCTGGAATAGTCTTTATTGATGACAGCGATGGTGACTTGACGTTAGGTGCAATCGATGCCGCCAATCTGAATGCTAAAGCCGCCGACAGAATCTTGCAAACGACCGATGGCGTGAAGGTTTCCGGTACGACCACATTGACTTCCGGGAACGGCAGCGATATCGATCTGGACGATTCGACGATGAATCAGTTCGCAACCGTTTCCGCCAAGGCGTCCTCCGGCACAGCTGGTGTCTTTGCACTGAATAACAGTACCGGCAACCTAAAACTGGATGATATCCAAGTGACGACGCTTGTAGTCAACACCGCTGGAGAAATCACGCAAACATCGACCGGAGTCAGCGTAGGAGGAACGACCTCGCTGACCGCCGGCAATAGCGATAACGTTACCTTGACCTCGACGGCAAATACTTTTGTGAGTGCCGTCTCCGTCAAAGGTCAAACGGGCGAAGCGGGGCATGTGAATATCCTGCAGAGTACCGGCGATCTGATCCTGGGCGATATCGTGGCGGAACAACTCACCGCAGAAAATGGAGCCGGGGCGGACATCACCGACACTTCGACCACTTCGCTGCAAGTAAGTGGGCTCACCACGCTGACGGCAAACAATGTCTTGCTTGATACGTCGGCGGCCGGGCATCAGTTTGATCAACTGACGCTCGATACGGATGGAAACGCCAACATCGTTGAACAGGATGGTTTCTCATTCATGGGAACCAATATCATCGATGGCAATTTGGATGTCAATGTCGGCGGAACTATCGATCAGCCGAGCGGTAGTCTGACGGTGATGGGAACGACCAATGTCACCACGACCGGCAGCATTAGCCTGAATCAAAGCGGCAATGATTTTCAAAGCAATATCACGCTTTCTGGTACCGATGTTGCTATCGTCGATGCTAATGAAATCAAGCTGGGCGACGTAACCGCCGATTCGTTTGACGTGCGTGCTTTGATGGGCAAGATCTACCAAGACAGTGGGACTGCTCTCGATATTGCCGGAACGACCCTCGCCAAAACCACAGATAACTTCGACGTTCTCTTCGACCAGGCTGGAAACGACTTCACCGGCGTGGTCTCGGTACTCGGCTTCAGCATGCCGGCCAATGTCGTCTTGATGGACGTGAATGACCTGATCATCGGTGATATCGAATCGGAAACGCTCACGGCTACCGCTGGGATGAGCATCACCCAAGCCATGGGGACGTCGATCGAGACGACGACTTCGGTCAGCCTTGTTGCAGGGACAACGATTACCCTGCGTGATGTCACCACTCCGATGTTGGAACTGACGGCCGATGGTGCGATTGATCAAGAGTCAGGGACGTCCGTAATAGTCAGTGGCATGACGACGATGGAAGTTCCGATGGGGGCCAACGTCAATCTGTCGGAGACTGACAACGAGTTCGGTTCGATCTCGGTCAACGCAATGTTGATGGACTACGCCGGAACGGTCACCATCTACGACAGTACCGGGGACTTGGAGCTGAAAGACATCTGGGCCGATGTCCTTGATGTAACGGTCGAAAATGGTGCTATCTCGCAAGCGATGGGCACTGCGGTTCGTACAAGCAGTTCCATCTCACTGGACGTTGCCGGAACGATGGTTCTCAGCGACATGACGACCCCCATGTTAGATTTGACCGCTGGGGGAGCCATTTCCCAAGAGGCAGGTACGTCGCTTCAAGTCAGCGGCATGACAACGATCGAAGTACCCATGGCGGAAAATGTCGATTTGTCGGAAGTGGGTAACGAGTTCGGCTCGATCTCGGTGAACGCAACGTCGATGGTCTACGCCGGCACGGTCACGATCTATGACGGCGGCAATGATGACGCCGACGCGATTGCCGACACGGTCGATGACGGACTGACCCTGAAAGATATTTACGCTGAAACGTTGATTGTGACCACCGCTGGCACGGAAGGTGACATCGATCAGCTGATGGGCACCTCGCTCGATGTCACTGGTATGACGATGGTGGAGGTCGAAACGGGTGTGGATGTTGACCTGTCGAGCACGACGAACAAGCTTGGTTCCGTCTCGGTGAATGCCATCTCGATGGTCTCGACTGGTACGGTAACGATCTACGACAGCGGCAATGATGACGCCGACGCGATGGTTGACACGGCCGATGATGGCCTCACACTGAACGATATTTACGCCGATACATTGATCGTCACCACGACCGGCGTGGAAGGGCATGTCGATCAAGAGTCAGGTACCGCCTTGCGAGTGCCTGGTATGACGATGGTGGAGGTCGAGACCGGTGTGGATGTTGACCTGTCGAGCACGGCGAACAAGTTGGGTTCGGTTTCGGTGAATGCCATCTCGATGGTTTCGGCTGGTACCGTGACGATTACCGATAGTGGCAATGATGACGCGGACGCCACAGTGGATACCTGGGATGACGGCTTGACGCTGAAAGATATCTGGACCGACACGCTGATCGTCACGACGACTGGTGCGGAAGGTCACATCGACCAAGCGGCAGGCACGGCCTTGCGAGTGCCCGGTATGACGATGGTGGAGGTCGATACCGGTGTGGATGTTGACTTGTCGAGCACGACGAACAAGCTGGGTTCGATCTCGGTGAATGCCATCTCGATGTTATCGGCTGGTACCGTGACGATTACCGATAGTGGCAATGATGACGCGGACGCCACAGTGGAAACCTGGGATGACGGCTTGACGCTGAAAGATATCTGGACCGACACGCTGATCGTCACGACGACCGGTGTGGAAGGTCACATCGACCAAGCGGCAGGCACAGCCTTGCGAGTGCCCGGTATGACGATGGTGGAGGTCGATGCCGGTGTGAATGTTGGCCTGTCGAGCACGACGAATAAGCTGGGTTCGATCTCGGTGAATGCCATCTCGATGTTATCGGCTGGTACCGTGGCGATTACCGATAGTGGCAATGATGACGCGGACGCCATAGTGGAAACCTGGGATGACGGCTTGACGCTGAAAGATATCTGGACCGACACGCTGATCGTCACGACGACCGGTGTGGAAGGTCACATCGACCAAGATGCAGGCACGGCCTTGCGAGTGCCCGGTATGACGATGGTGGAAGTCGAGACCGGTGTGAATGTTGACCTGTCGAGCACGACGAACAAGCTGGGTTCGGTTTCTGTGAACGCATCGAACGCACTTGCAGTTCCCGGTTCAGAGATCTACGCCGGAACGGTAACGATCTACGACAATGAGAACGATAATGCGGACGCCTTGGTGGATACCTGGGATGACGGCATTACCTTGAAGGACATCTGGGCCGATACCCTGATTGTTACCACCGACGGTGTAGCAGGTCACATCGATCAGCAGTCCGGTACGAAGATTACCACATCGAAGCTCGTGGAACTGAATGCTTCCGGAAAGATCGTTCTAGGGGATATTGTTACCGCCGATCTGGATGCCGAAGCGGAACTTGAGGTCGATGCCGAAGCCGGGACCACCGTGGATGCGTCCGGGGCGGTGAGCCTGATATCCAATAGTTCGTTCGTGAGAGTGTCGAATATCATTGCCGATACGCTCGAGGTGAAAGCCGCCGGGGACATTTCTCAGCTCCCGGACAGTTTGCTCACCATCGATACAAAGACAAGCTTGATTCTGACGGCAGAAGGTTCTGTTACGCTACTAAACGATGGGGATAATGAAGCTTGTGAGGACTTAGATCCAGCGGACGGAAACGACCTGTCGGACGTTGTTACGGTGGGATTGGACGACATCACTTATCTCAAGAACTTCGAGATCCTAAACATCAACACGGGAGCAAGCGTTCCCACGACGATGGACTTCCTCGATGCTATCAATAATCCTGTCGCTTCGGTCGAGAATCTCACTCTCAAGTTTACCCAGGCTCCGCTGGTAACCCTGCCGGCGATCAATATTCTCGGCGATCTTTGGATTGAGTCAGGCGACGATATCAAGCAGTCAGGTGCGATCACGGTTGCTAATGACGCCACCTTCATTGGCCAGCAGATTCACTTGGCTGATGCGGATAAGATGAACTTGAACGTCTCCGGGCATGCGATGTTTATCGCTAATACCGGAGACATCGAAGTTGGCGTTTCTCCTAGTGTACTGGTCAACTCGATTGATCGGGGTGGTGACTCAGATGCGATCGTCAACCTTCAAAGCGTGACGTTCGCAGCGATTCAAGGCCATGTTACCATCAACCAGGACGATCAGATGACCTTGGTTAACGGTGATATCTGCGACTCCCCCGTCTTTAACTACGCTCAATCGGCTGTGTTGGTTTCAAGCGGTGCTGGAATTGAAACCGGCAGCCATGCGAACCTGATAGTCGATGACCTGACCGCATTGAAAGCAGCTTCCGATATAGTTCTCGGCGCAAGTAACACGAGCGACGTTGACTTACGAATCGTGTACATCGAAGCCGATGCGAATGTCAGCATATTTGAGCAACGTGACAATCTTCCGCAGAGTAACGATAACGGATTGGCAATTGTTGACGGAACAAAGGTGGCAGGGACACTTGCCATTCAAGCAGATGGGCATGTTGTTCAGGTCAATGAATTCCGCACCGGGGCAATGAAGATCGACACCGTCTCCGCCAGCGATGGCTTGTTCGTTACCGAGAATGGCGGTGTTGTGTTAACATCCGCTGACTTCGATACACTGGCCGTTTCTACCGATAGAACGCCTCTGTTCGTCACGCCAGGAGCTGAACTTGATTTTGCCACAGCAGGGATAAGCCAAGCCGACGGGTTCGGTGGTATGCTGATCACAGACACGATCGATGCTTTCCTGCCGGACGACAACAACGATACGTTTGCGAAAGAAGCCCGAGCAGATGCCTTTGCCGCTGGCGCTGGCGAGAATTATTCCATCGTCATCGTTGATGTCGACGATTTGACCATTGGAAATGTTGCCGATGCGGTTTCGGGCGGCAGTGTAACGGCAGTCGATGGTATTCGTACAAACGGCGCCGAAGCGGGGCATGTCTTCGTACGAACCGAGGGCGGAGACCTGACCTTCGGAACGGACCCTGGGCTTGTCGTCGGACTGTCAAATTCTGGAGTTATCACTGCGCTGGCCAGTGGCGATCTGGCAATCACGAACGGGAGTTGGTTGCATGTCACAGCCGGAGACGATCCCGTAGCCTCGGCATTTGCGGTCGTCTCGACGCTTGAAGTCTTCACAGATAACCCGGCCAACGATTATGAGATCTCCAATACCAACAACCCTACGCCGAACGAAGGGCCCGCTTATTCGCGAATCCCAGGTAACGTCAATACTTATGTCTTGGAGGCGCAAGTTGGCAAGGATTCGGTAGCAACCATCGTATTGGATCAGCTTGGAGTGCCTGGCGAATTGGATTTTGAGGTAACGCTTTTCTTTGAAGATGAATTCGGCAACTCAAAGACTGACGAGCAAGAGATTGCATTTGAAGAATCTCTCGGTGCCGATACCGTAATTGAGCATGTCATCCCTTGGGAAATTGCAACCATGAAAGCATCCCTGGAAGGTAATTTAAAGGCCTATAACAGCTCACAAATTAACCTCTTTGGGAATGTTGCCAACGAGACGGATTTCAATAACCTGAACGTGGTGGTCGATCAGTTTGAGGTCTTCTTCTACACGGTGCCCGATTACGTGCCAGAGATGACCAACTTCCAGGCTCCGAACAATCCTTACGTGGCGCCGTTTATTATTCCTGAGGCCGCGCCGACACCGTATGCGTCTCTGACGGAAATTACCGATGACACACGCGTGGCAACTCAGATTGATGGCGTGACGGTTGTTGAAGTCGACCCGAGCGACCTCATGGAGATCGGCGAGGAATTCGAGCTCGACGATGATTTCATGACCCTTGACGCGGTGAAAGAGTTTATTCAGAACGGCGTTCAATTCCCGGTAGGGCTTTATAAAATCGAAATCCTCTACCCTGGTGCGGAAGTGCCGGAAGAGTATTTCTACTGGAAGCAGGATCGTCTTGATCCGTTCGACCTGTTCAGTCACAGCACCAAGCCGGTAACGCCACAGACGGCCGATCTCGCCGTAGCGGATCAGGCACCAGCTCAGCTTTCGGCTGAAGAAGTCTGGGCTCGAGAATACGATAAGTGGTTCCCGGCCAGTAGTGATCTACAGCCTGAGGATGGCCTTGGGAAACCAGCTGCGGAAGGTGAGCCGGGAGAAATGATTCCTAGTGAGGATGATGTCCTCCTTGAGCGTGTCTCAACGGTGAGTTTGCAAGAGATCGACCGGATGACCGATCGCTTGCGAGCCAAACGTTCCTTCGTTCGCGACAGCTTGCACGGAGCAATGATTGGTGGAGCTGCCCTGATGGCAGCGGTTGCCGCCCAGGGACGTCGTGATGAAGAGCGGCCTGACCATCATCAAGACGCACCAGGGGAACAGCCTGAGGATTCTTTAGACGACACTTCGCTCAGTCGATTACGCCGCCGAGTTCGCCAATGGCTATGA